DNA from Elaeis guineensis isolate ETL-2024a chromosome 2, EG11, whole genome shotgun sequence:
TGCATCCCCATATCTGAACTCCCCTCAGCGTCTCAACTCACCTTGATTCTCTATCCATTCGACTTCCTTTCCAACTCTTTCCGATGTCCTCGGTGACTTCCCATCCCATCATCACACCCTCTCTGCTCCTCCTTTGGCACTGCCCTCTTCGTCAACCCATGCATCCTCATCGCCGACCTCTTCACTTCTGATGTTTCCCCCCTCCCCATTGCTGGCTTCCATGCTCATCGCCGACCTCTTCACTTCTGATGTTCCCCCCTCCCCATTGCTGGCTTCCTTGTCCTCCACACCCAACCGCCTCTCCGGTACTTTCATCAAGGCTTTCATCGCCTGTATCCCCCACTCCCtctcttgccgctcccttgcccTGGCCTGTGTAGGGTACAAGTTCTAGGGATATATGATGAGGCACCTGTAAGTTTTTTTGCTAACAAAAAAGTTGAGCTCGATAGatgtaattctaaaaaaaatgcgTCACATTCATGGCCGCCCATCTATCATTCATGGAATCCTAACCCATCTGTCACTCGTTGAATCCTAGATGCTGTCCTAGACTCCTAACGCAGTGGCTTTTCCTTTCTCGGTAACTTGGAGAGCAAACACATTGCAGCTGTTAGCTGAGACtttagaaataaaaaaaggaCAATTATCTTCTGACAAGGATAAGAGCAGGCATGTACAGAATCCCACCTCCCTCCTCCCCCACCCAACAAAAGAAAAAGCGAAATCATTTAGTCAATCTTCCTTCTTTTCGAGATTAATCAACTGTTATTGAATCAGAACATGGAGAAGATTAACCATTACCACTAAATGCAAGATGGTGGAAACATGATAACCAGTAAAtaatcatgcaattattgacCATCTAAAAACTTCAGCTTCAAGATTGAGTAACAGGCATGCTCCCATCGCTGCTAATCTGATATATCTCTACAAAATTTTGCTATCACAACATTGCTAAGTAGACTATTTTCTAGAAAGTTTAGTTATTACAAGATACAGCAAGCACAAAGTTAGGAAGGGCAACACCGGAAACCAGTAGCCTTGGGTTGAAAAGGGGTTGgagataaaaatcataaaaagcaTATAATGGAAAGTGTGGCTGTATGATGAAAGCAAGGAAGACCCAATTACATGGAAGATGCGAAGACAACTTCACATCCTGTGCTTCCAAAAGCACATCCAAGCAGTAACTGACACAGTAAAATCTCCGAACCATACTGCAATTTCTGAACTGTTAATTCTGATCcatattacattcacagatgaataAGCCTGGCTCTGAAGGAAAGGCCTTCTAGTGCATTAAAAAGTACCAGCCTTCCTACCTTCCAATGAGGCTGATCCATATCATTTGTTAGTTAACTAGGCACGCTTAGCAGCAGTAGCATTCACAGAGCAGCAGCAGTAGCATTCACAGAGCTAGCATTCATGTTCCACACATCATGGTAATAAGCAAAAATAAATCATGTCTATTAACAATTTGACAAAACACATTCAATCCATGAGAGAAATTTCAAGTTTGCCATCCTCTAAAGAGAATCCAGTCACTACTAGCTTAATTCACATAATCATCAGAGCAGCACCTTGGAAGAATGGAAGAGTGCTTTGTGATTCACCTTCACAAAAGGAAGATCGGCATATTCAAAAAGGCCAATGCAGGCTTGCCATGATAAACAGTGAGAGCAAGACATGCAGCATGTGACTTACATTACAGGTTTGGCTAGATTAACATAGACCAAAACTTTAACTGATTTGTCAGAATTCTTAAGCAAATTTTTGACAACCAAGTAATTCAATGCAAGTTATTGCATACTGTTGTCAtcattgagataaatctctcaaCGAGCAAAAAATGACAAATCAATGCTACATTGGTAAGGTAAACCGTCAAGAAGGGATGGAGAGTACTCCACAGGCAGCACTAGATAATCAGGATGAATCTAACTAGACAACTAACAACAAAATTGAATTTCTTTGCAAGAACTACATTTATGTCCAAGAATGGTTGCTTCCTCTAAGCATATCAGGCATGTTCTTGTATGTTAACAAAATACAGATGATCTTGCTTCTAAAGCCAATAATCTGAAAAATCTATATAGGCCTCAACTTGGAATTACAAAAAAAAGTGGCAACAACCAAGTGATCAAAGACATCCCTCTAACCATCATTCAAAAGGAAATAAAACACCAAATATCTATTTCTTTCAATCTAGAATCCTATCATTTATAATGATTTCAGGCTTAAAAAAAATCACCTGCAGAGGTATCAGTCAAACAATAAAGAATCAGGCTCCCGCAATTGGTATGGCATATTCTTATCTCATCATAGCAGCATCTCCGGACTTGAAAGCATCCAGAGATCATTCAATCTTCAATTCCATCCCTACCCTCCACAATTTCTATGAACCTAGAAAAATCAGAGAACCAAAGGCACCAAATGCACTCATGACAAAGACATTGCTCTGAACTTTTCTTCCTTACAGTGCCTCTGATCCGCAATCATAGACATGAAGACATCCAAAAGGTTGTCCAACCCATCTTTATCATCCCCTAGCGTCTTCAAGGCACAAACAATGCTCTCAATGGTAgacaagcaccaagcctttggctGGTGCCTCACTTCACTATACAAGCTCTCCTTCCCTGACTCTAACTTCAAGTGTGGCAAAAACTTTAACCATGGATTCTCGTGGTATATCCGCTTTGCCTTTGACCATGTGCCATCCAAAACAAGCAAATGCTTCACCTCAAAATCCACTGCTTCCAAACTGATTGATTTCTCGCTTGGATAGAGGAGGGCTGATCCTGGAGGTATGACAATGTCAAATTCCATAAAGTCTTGAAACTCCTCACTTCCCTTTAATTGCTTCCTCTGCAACTTGCTAACCATAAAACCATTTGAAATTGCAGCTCTTCCAATGGGAGTCTCCAAAACCCAATTGATATTGGGCTTTGCAGAGCGCTCAATAGTGATTGTGAGAAAACTATTGAAGTAAGTTACCCTGCATTTATCCTTGATTGTTGTGACACAGTCTTCCATGACTTTTTGGCACTCCCTCATAGAATCAAAATCCACACTTTCTGATTGAAATGGTTCGGTCTGAGCATCTTCTTCCGATCCAGATATAGATGACAGTACAATTTGCTTATCGGTCTGTAATCCAGaaacttgagcagcatcatccttTATATCTGTTTCCATAACTGAAGCATTGGTTGCTTGGGATGATAGAAAATATTGTGTAATGAGCTTCTCAGAAGGATTCCGAGGTTTCTTTGGTTggaaaaaattataatgattGTCACATTCACATTTGGTGCAACAATCAAGAACTCCCTGACCCAAATCATCTTTTTGAGGGACTCCCTGACCCGAATCATCATTACTAGCAATCTGAGTTGCCAAAGAATTCGAACTTTCTCCTGAATCCGGCTTCCCCTGGCAGTTTCCATCGACCAAAGATGACATGAAGTCTCGATTAAATTCCAGAGGGCGAATCAAGAACTGCGCTTGGAAATTTACATCAGTAACAGCGATCACGGCGAGGTTTTTAAGCCCTAATTTGGCAATTCTTGTGGAATTGAGAGGATGATTCTTCTCCAAACTGTGCTGAAGGATGGTGACGGCGATCGAATTATCGAGATGCGGGATTTGGAGACGGGAACAGAGGCAGAGGCGGGCAGGTTTGGAGCAGTTTTGGCAAAAGGGCCTCTTTGATGGCCCCTGACTCCCCATTTCTGGggttagggttagatcttgggaAAGATTGGATCTTTGGATAAACAGGggatagaggaaggagaagagagagcggCGGATCACCGAGAAACTGGTTCCCGTCGGGAAACCCGCCGGCATTGGCGAGCTTCACGGCACTGCCCTAAGTTAGTCGCTTGGGGGCGAAATCTATATGGTGTTGAAAACCCTAGAAGTTGGGAGCGACCGATCTTGTACTGCGGTAAAAGGAAATCTGAACTGTTGGATTGACCAGACTGTCAAAAAAAAACAaatagggtgcgtttggttagttattaaaaaaatattttttatttttttttaaaaaaaaataaaaatttaaaaaaaatattggataatattataaaaaataaaaaattaaaattaaaataatcaaaaaattattttatatgtaaaataaaaatttttgtttttctaaaattatttttcaatttttttttttactttcgcaCCTCTAAAacgttaaatcaaaaaataaagagcGAACCCTTCTCCCTCGTTGAATTCTTCACCTTCCCATcctcttctccctccctttctggACCCTTGTTCCTCATCGAGCCCTTCACCCGCCGTCTCTAAACattactttttgctttatagcaacgtagttatcaaacatattttttatttttttatttttattcaaaattaaaaaattaaaaaatattttttaaaatttaaaaattaaaaatcaaaaaaatgcaATCAAGCGTACCCTAAATAAatcttagtaatagcatgtcCATCTGATGCAAATCTCCAATCTGCATTAAGTTAATGAAGGATATAGTATAACTAATCTCGGATGTGGATGCACTTAGCGCCTCCATTAGGagtttgaaaatatatatatatatatatatatatatatatatatatatatatatattaataaggagagaaaaaaataaaaaaaaattattgaaagtttaaaaaaaaaaataatttcttccctCCTTGATTGgaagcaaagaagaaaaaaaataaaaaaaatagtataaCTTTTTTTTACTATTATACTCTTGAAAGAAACCAACAAACTCAAAAAATGAACCAAGAAAATGTctcatcttttaatttttttcatcttttcttttattttcattgatttttctcgTCCACGGAAGTTTCAATCGAATGGGAGGCTTAAATAGGATCTTGAAATAAGCCTTCCCttttgttttcgttgattttttcCATTCACGAGAGTCTCAATCGGATGGAAGACTTAGATAGGatgtttgaaataaattttaaaattaaaatataatattaattttattttttattattaaaaagataagataaaaattatgaaaaatttatttactcTCGATATTTTTCTCTCCAAATTTGCTCAATTTAGAGGAGAAAAAAGTTGTGGATTTGAAGAGATTTATATTCTctccatttcttttcttttctttctatgttgttaataaaaaaattctcacccaagagaaagaattaattttcttttccatttttttcttttctcttctattcttctctcccaACCGAGACGGATTGATctaatattagaaaataattgatAAATGGGAATTAATCTTATCCATTAATTAtgcatttcaaattttaatttttacatgTATAGTTTTTCTCGAgccataaattttatatatgcagTTAATAAATATATCTTTATAAAACTGACTCAAATTTTTCCTTGCAAAATATAAAATCATGGGAATGTATATATTAGCAAAATCCATTCATGAGATATCTTTATTTACGGCACAATCAAGTTGCAAGGTATGAGGTAATTAACTCCATCTTATAGAACTGCATTGTATCCATTCACATAACCTGTTATCATGAACTACTTGTTTTTATATAGTATATCTTGGCCAACCTATTTATCTCTTTCTTACTGCATATAACGGACTAACAAGAGCGATTCCATTATCTTCATGGCTAAAGATGTCATCTATTACCTTGTTACTTTTTTTGATTTGCCAAATATTTTCCATGACAAATCGGTattaatacatacatacaaacatacacacacatgtgtgtgtacatacatacatacatctatgagcagattaaaatttaattttatcaaaacaagCTGATAATGCTCCACCACTATAATAAACTGTGGAATCATACCACCTTTCCACATATTAAATGACATATAAACTATAGTTTAATAATTGATACGTCTTCCTTCAATTTATAGAGTTCTTGAATTTATAAAGAGCTTAGTAATCCAAATGATGCAACAAGCAAGGATTTCTTGGTCATCAAACAAAGGCATGAACAAAAATATGCTTCGATTCACGATGGTGTCATGCCTCCGATCCAAGATCGCAAGTTGAAAATCATGGCAActaccgcatacttatgaagaactctctccacaagcatgcaaaacatcaatgcatcacagcggcataaaatcaaataattattatttaacttaaatttaaataattaaatcaattatcttgcatccaataaaattttactaaaaataaaataatagatctaacttcaataaagttaataatgctaaatctcgcctctaaaaattCTATCCCAATATTCTCACGTTcgtaattaattatttgaatctgaaaaagataaaaagaaagataataaGCTAGATAGTCCAGTCTCAACTAGACATTtcagataattatataattttttaaaacaaatactgtgaataaatataaaaatatatttcatgctaattcaatacaaatccaatcattttcaaatatttacatataatataatcataaattcgattcgaatcaaaatactcataactcaacagcctcgactatgaccaacgtttaacctctATTGGcgaggtccactgaataccagcacacaacccccactggcagagtccactgaacaccagcgcacaacctccactggcaggatcTACTAAATACTAGCATACAACCCCCATTGACAAGGTCCACTGAGTACTAACGTATAATCCCTATTGACAGGCTACTAAAATAtaattaggctgagagcataatcTGATCTGCATCAaaacacttttgtatcataacatatcgtAATTTTTAccgaacatatgcataatcaataatccatagtatttcagaatcacttttctttcaaaacacaatttcataaatcatgcataattttaaagaataattatttactttcaaaataaatataaaatatctcaaaaagatgattcattacttacctttcacagaccaCTGAACGAACAGATTGATTAACCTTTAGGAGATTATTTAGTgtctattatttaaaattatatttttatattaattttaatttaaaattaaatctaaataaattccaAATCAAAACTCCACTTAAGATTGGATCATTCACTAAACGGGATCAAAATCATCGAAAAGAagtctttcactatgctaatcttagaaaaataactttgagagagagaaatccatcaagagagagaaatagtc
Protein-coding regions in this window:
- the LOC105051459 gene encoding uncharacterized protein, whose translation is MPAGFPTGTSFSVIRRSLFSFLYPLFIQRSNLSQDLTLTPEMGSQGPSKRPFCQNCSKPARLCLCSRLQIPHLDNSIAVTILQHSLEKNHPLNSTRIAKLGLKNLAVIAVTDVNFQAQFLIRPLEFNRDFMSSLVDGNCQGKPDSGESSNSLATQIASNDDSGQGVPQKDDLGQGVLDCCTKCECDNHYNFFQPKKPRNPSEKLITQYFLSSQATNASVMETDIKDDAAQVSGLQTDKQIVLSSISGSEEDAQTEPFQSESVDFDSMRECQKVMEDCVTTIKDKCRVTYFNSFLTITIERSAKPNINWVLETPIGRAAISNGFMVSKLQRKQLKGSEEFQDFMEFDIVIPPGSALLYPSEKSISLEAVDFEVKHLLVLDGTWSKAKRIYHENPWLKFLPHLKLESGKESLYSEVRHQPKAWCLSTIESIVCALKTLGDDKDGLDNLLDVFMSMIADQRHCKEEKFRAMSLS